From the Brassica napus cultivar Da-Ae chromosome A8, Da-Ae, whole genome shotgun sequence genome, one window contains:
- the LOC111200061 gene encoding uncharacterized protein LOC111200061: MTTETESSHLTQSSSSSSSSSSLPPPQTQNPVDHLKSNDSSTQGLQNEGMNDKGFQISLSDDFYSCVVFNITKLKKILLSCFNLYEPDNIAREANEELSKPQATIEPNHVYQSIPCGEQIQSLSSTFPPQQTDGGFEALSKNFKQCEIWNGPQGNNNQEDQIVNTIEGSAYVIPRKPFDPIGRPFNPFGPIERPIPRLPSSSELADLGFA, encoded by the exons ATGACAACGGAGACTGAGAGTTCGCACTTGACACAGTCgtcgtcgtcatcatcatcatcatcatctttacCTCCTCCGCAAACTCAAAATCCAGTCGATCATCTGAAATCCAACGATTCATCAACACAAGGTCTTCAAAACG AGGGAATGAATGATAAAGGATTTCAGATTTCGCTTTCTGATGACTTTTACAGTTGCGTTGTTTTCAACATAACTAAACTTAAG AAAATACTACTCAGCTGCTTTAACCTATACGAACCCGATAATATAGCAAGAGAAGCCAACGAAGAGCTGAGCAAACCACAAGCCACGATAGAGCCTAACCATGTTTACCAATCTATCCCTTGTGGTGAACAAATTCAAAGTTTATCTTCCACTTTTCCGCCTCAGCAG aCTGATGGAGGATTCGAGGCATTGAGTAAGAACTTCAAGCAGTGCGAGATATGGAATGGTCCTCAAGGAAACAACAATCAAGAAGATCAAATTGTTAATACTATTGAAGGATCTGCTTACGTGATCCCCCGCAAGCCCTTTGATCCTATCGGAAGACCTTTCAATCCGTTTGGCCCTATCGAGCGACCCATCCCACGTTTGCCCTCTAGTTCTGAACTAGCAGATTTGGGATTTGCGTAA